The Horticoccus luteus DNA window CCCGATCCACCAAGCGTCGGCGGCCGGGTCGTCACCCACCGCCGTGGGCCGGATCGACTCAAGTCCATTGCGTGGCAGTGTCTCGAATCGCCAGGCGTCCGGACCCGTGCGGCGAGCGAGGGCCGCCGCGTCTTCGATCCGCGTGTTGGCCATCCAGAGCGATCCGTCGGCCAAGGGAAACGCTCTCGACCACCGGCTCGGGTCGAGGCCCGCGATACGATCCTCAGCGCGGAAAAGATCCGTGGCGGGATCGTGGCGCCAGATGCCCTGCCAGTTGCATGCTTCCACGCTTCCGTTCCATGCGAAAATCCACACGCGAAACGTCGGCTTCTCCGCCTCCGGCAGGCCCCGCTCCGGGCCGATACGCTCCGGTTTCGCGTCGAGACGCACGCCCCCGCGCCAGTCCAGGCGCACCAGTTCCAGCCGGTTGCGCGTGCCCCACAGCCAGCCCGCTTCGTCCTCGACGAGTGGATATAGTGGCATGCGCACGCCCGGCACCTCGGCCTCGAAACGCCAATGTCTGGTGCCGTCGGATCCAGTCTCCTGGCGATAGAGCAGCAACAACCCGTCGGGTCCGGTGCTCGCGACGAGGCGGTCGGGCTCGCGCCGCAGCCGCAGCGCGGCGCGGAAACCCAGCCGCCGCTCATCGATCATTTCGACGCGGCCGTCCGACTTGAGCAGCCGGAGGTTGTCGCCCGCCACGATCAGCCCGTCCTCGGTCGGCACCAGCGCCCAGGCGTCCATCCCGCCCTGCGGCAGAAGGGTGAATCTTCCGTTCGCCTCGTCCCGCGCCAGCACCCCCGTGGTCGTAGCGGCGTACAGGTGGCCCTGATAAAACGCAAATGCCTCCACCCGCCCGTGCAGATCCGAGGGCGAGACGTGCAGCGAGGTCGGCCCGTCGAACTGGGCGCGGATTACCCCGCCGTAATGCGTTATCCATACGCCGCCATCCCTGTCGGGTGTGAGCGAGGAGATCTTTCCGCTGGTCGGCACATAGCGGTCGTCACGGCCGTAACGGCTCAAGATGTGGCCGGCGGTGTTTACCAGCAGCAGACCGTTTGCGTCCGTCCCGAGCAGAAAGACACCGTTGCGCACCGGGCAGCCGGCGGTCACGCGGTCGCCCGCCAGCGCGTTGCGCACCTCTTCTGAGACCAGCCGTGCCGCGTCTCCGATCCAGTTGTGCAGACCATCGGCGCACACGATCCAAGTCGCGCCATTCGCTCCCGGCCAAAGCGAAACGATGCCCGCTGTTCGCACGGCGCCTGAGGCCGGGACTGGCCTGGTCGCCCCGGCCTCGATGCGCCAGACCCCGGCGCGCGTGACGAAATACGGTCGGCCGTCGTGCGTGAAGAGAGAGGTGCAGCCTCCGTCGATCGGCATCACCGTGACGCGGTCGCGGACGTCCACCCGGACAATCGCCGGGCGCAGGCCCTGCGTGGCGAACCACGCGTCCTCGCCCGTCAGGACCAGGTGCAGGACGTGCCCGACCTCACGGTAGGCGGCCGGTAAATCGCCCTGCAGCAGGCGTGCGACCAAGATGCCGTGTGGATCAGGTTCCAGCAGGCCAAAGACGCCGGCGCCGGAGAAAAAGACCCGCCCGGACGCCGTCACCGCGACGTTATGCACGATCATGCCCTCGGTGCCTCGAATCAGTCTCCAAGATACGCCGTCATATTCGATCAGGCCCTCGATCGTGCCGACATACACGAGGCCCGCCGGATGGAGGGCGACCGCTCGCGTATGCGGATTGGTCGGCAAATCCCTTTCCGTAAAAGCGCGAATGATCGGCCCGCCGGTGTCCCTCGCCAACTGGACCTCGCTCCGCCCCGTCGCAACGAGAAGGGCGGCACCGGCTAGCAGGTTAATCGCCCATTTATGATGGGCGGATGTCT harbors:
- a CDS encoding histidine kinase; translated protein: MPTNPHTRAVALHPAGLVYVGTIEGLIEYDGVSWRLIRGTEGMIVHNVAVTASGRVFFSGAGVFGLLEPDPHGILVARLLQGDLPAAYREVGHVLHLVLTGEDAWFATQGLRPAIVRVDVRDRVTVMPIDGGCTSLFTHDGRPYFVTRAGVWRIEAGATRPVPASGAVRTAGIVSLWPGANGATWIVCADGLHNWIGDAARLVSEEVRNALAGDRVTAGCPVRNGVFLLGTDANGLLLVNTAGHILSRYGRDDRYVPTSGKISSLTPDRDGGVWITHYGGVIRAQFDGPTSLHVSPSDLHGRVEAFAFYQGHLYAATTTGVLARDEANGRFTLLPQGGMDAWALVPTEDGLIVAGDNLRLLKSDGRVEMIDERRLGFRAALRLRREPDRLVASTGPDGLLLLYRQETGSDGTRHWRFEAEVPGVRMPLYPLVEDEAGWLWGTRNRLELVRLDWRGGVRLDAKPERIGPERGLPEAEKPTFRVWIFAWNGSVEACNWQGIWRHDPATDLFRAEDRIAGLDPSRWSRAFPLADGSLWMANTRIEDAAALARRTGPDAWRFETLPRNGLESIRPTAVGDDPAADAWWIGYLGIAATKKDWHGAIPPPPTAFVRRVETAAGRVVWGGAGKVPGGTLGPNEKSVRFSFAAPFFQTDGNGRVNVTYRTRLDGIDSDWSAWGDGARRDYSSLPPGAFRFRVQARDDAGRAGSEAVFAFTRLAPWWRKPWAWCGYALLGAAGIGGIVHLRTLQLRGRAEVLEKVVAERTATLLLQNEELARLHKLELDQKTAARLAEEQARLETLRYQLNPHFLFNALASLNATLPANAGAARSMLTRLSEFCRTTLYRDDERERTTVGEELRQLGAYLEIEKTRWGDRLEIMIDCPTELEKMPLPHFLLLPLVENAIKYGHATSEDRIGVRIEVRRAGDAIDLLVSNTGLWIEPDGKPPELPSLGIGLKNLRERLARYQARACVRRQGT